Proteins encoded within one genomic window of Ranitomeya variabilis isolate aRanVar5 chromosome 4, aRanVar5.hap1, whole genome shotgun sequence:
- the CISD3 gene encoding CDGSH iron-sulfur domain-containing protein 3, mitochondrial, translating to MRSLQGLKVIVSRACSTAQSAPVIAAKHPFQVQLKADKRYSWCSCGHSKKQPFCDGSHKKAAPDLAPVRFTLTEDKEAWLCGCKQTKKPPYCDGTHKQSYVQNCSSEQ from the exons ATGAGGTCACTGCAGGGACTGAAAGTCATAGTGTCGCGG GCATGCAGCACAGCACAGTCGGCCCCGGTTATTGCAGCAAAACATCCTTTTCAAGTGCAGCTGAAGGCTGACAAACGATACTCGTGGTGTAGCTGTGGACACAGCAAGAAGCAG CCATTCTGTGATGGGTCGCACAAGAAGGCAGCCCCTGATCTCGCTCCAGTTCGCTTCACTCTAACAGAAGATAAAGAAGCCTGGCTCTGCGGCTGCAAGCAGACAAAAAAGCCTCCATACTGTGACGGGACCCACAAACAGAGCTACGTGCAGAATTGCTCCTCGGAACAGTGA